The Glycine soja cultivar W05 chromosome 4, ASM419377v2, whole genome shotgun sequence genomic sequence TCCATTGTACAACTGCATATTTTCATGTGTTCTGATTTGTGACATATTTATTGGCTGTAGTGCAATGAATTTTGAATATAGACATGTTTTAGAAGGTACTGAAAAGTTTTGATTAGCTAGAAATTTTATGAAGTACTGTGATATTGGAATTTCATCCAATGTAATTTAAAGACCTTGGTCCTTTTGGGGCTATCCTGATGATATTATGTCATGCATAATTGTTGATAAACGTTCCATCCAGAACCTGTGCATCATTTTTTCTAGGTTAGGGCATGTCTTGTTTATTTTCTTGCTTCCCAGTTCTCTATTGTTCTTTCTAATGAAACCTCTGGAATTACATTATATAGGGAGGTGCTGAAAGGGAACAAGGTTTACTTCAGATACTGACTGAGATGGATGGATTCAAAGTTTCCACAGCACAGGTAAGTTTTTAATTGGTTGCTGGGATCATAAAGATGTTATTTGATATGCTGAACTTGAATTTCAGGTTCTCGTGATAGGTGCCACAAATAGATTGGATATTCTTGATCCTGCTCTATTGAGGAAAGGTCGTTTTGACAAGATCATTAGAGTTGGTTTGCCATCGGAGGATGGAAGATTTGCCATTTTGAAGGTATTTTACCCCTACAACTGTTGTTTGCTGACATCCAGTTTACCTCCAGTATTTCATCATCttaaatttcctttttctcATTTCCTTATGATGCACACTAGGTGCATGCTAGGAATAAATTTTTTCACTCTGAGGAGGAAAAGGAAACTCTACTTAAGGAAATTGCTGAACTGACAGAAGATTTTACTGGGGCAGAGCTACAAAATATACTGTAAATAATCTTTGGGGGATATATTGCTTTACCAATCTCTTTTGAGAATATAGGATGATATTATCATGAATTAAATGACAGGAATGAAGCTGGAATTTTGACAGCCAGGAAGGATTTGGACTACATTGGGCGAGATGAGCTGCTTGAGGCATTGAAGAGGGTTGGTGGTTTCTTAGCTTCTTTGTGGCTGGGCAAAAATATCCTTTCTTAtgacattttcatttttcattcttctttggtGCAATTCTATACTGTCTGATAAATCATATGGATTTGCAGCAAAAGGGAACATTTGAAACAGGGCAAGAGGATAGTACTGAAATTCCTGAAGAATTAAAATTGAGATTGGCATACAGAGAAGCAGCTGTTGCTGTTCTTGCATGTTTTTTCCCCGAGCCCCACCGTCCTTTTGTTGAGGTCACTATTTCTATGTTGTTTAGCAAGTTTCAGGTGTATGTGGATACATGATTATTTCAACTGTATCACTGTGTTGCAGACTGATATAAATTCTATCCGCAGCCAGCCAAATATGCATTATGCTGAAATTTCTGGCCAGGTTTTTGCAAGGAAATCAGATTACATAAACTCTATAGTGCGTGCTTGTGCTCGTAAGTTTGTTTTGAGTTTCAGGTCATTTTGGAAAGTCTTATTCAAAATCATTAGTAATTTGATTTATGAGATTTTCATCATTCAGATATTGTTCTTTAAAACATTTCATGTTCCATTTCttgaataataattatcttagatTAAATGACAAATCAGTAGTATGAGGACTGCGGTTTGATATCATGTCATTGTTATACAgaagtctttttttatttttggtttgtaatgtccttttgtttttattgtggcaccaaatttatatcataattttaatccTCTGCATGATTGGTTTTAATGACTTTTGTTAAGGATCCTAGCAGGGGGTACAACATGAGAACAtccaatgtaaaataaattattttgttcatgAAAACCAACAGAGGCAAGGTTCTTTAATGTAaacttaaatttgtattttgtataCTCTTTAACAGAAGAATACAAAGAACTTTCTGTAGCTAGCCACAGAGATGATTATCTAAGATTGGTACTTTGGTTATTGAACTTTTTTGCTTATTGAAATTTGTTTGTAGCAAGAGTAATTGAGGAGGAGATGTTTGGGATTGACAACTTGTGTTGGATCTCTGCAAAGGCAACATTAGAAGCTTCAAAGCATGCAGAGTTTTTAATTCTGCAGACAGGCATGACTGCTTTTGGGAAAGCATATTACAAAAACTATAGTGACCTTGTGCCCAATGTATGTTTGTGGGATCTTACAGCTTGTGCTTCAATACACATTCTTTCCCTTAACAAAAGTGTTTTATGAGTATAGTTGTATCACAACTTATGTTGAAGAGTTTTGTACAGCTTGCAATGAAGCTTGAAGCACTTCGAGATGAGTATATGCGTTATGCCACAGAGAAGTGCTCATCTGTGCTAAAAGAGTACCATTTGGCTGTTGAGACAATCACAGGTCTGGTTCTCTTGTGAATTTTTTGTTAACAAATGAACTATCCCTTCTGGGAGTTATTTAGATTAGTTCATGATAATTCAGACCTGCTTTTAGGATTTAAGTTTTACTTGTTTTGCAGATATTTTGCTTGAAAAGGGGCAAATCAAAGCTGAGGAGATTTGGGACATTTATAAGAGTGCTCCTCGTGTAGCTCAGGTTAGATCTTAAACTAAAGTGAAGCATGTTGTTCCTATTTTATCAGTAGCCTGCCATTAATATTCTTATGTGTGGTTGTGTGTGGaactttgatattttttctaatGACACATTTTTGGTATTTAATGCATGATTTGAAAGTATTCTCACATTTCAAGATAGTGATTTGGCAGATGTTTATtacttgtaacttgtaagtCAGTCATATGTTGGATTTTTTAAGCATTACAAACTTAAAAAGTTTTTGTATGGCAGgctctacatttttttttttttttttttgaaaggcaaaagataatttatatattattcatattaGAACACAGCAGCACCAGAAGTACTACTGGTGATTTACATAGATGTAATGCATCTAATACCCACCCACCAATACAGGATTAGAACAGCATATACCCCCACATATACTAAGAGAACCTAATTTAGCCAAAGAATTCTCCAAGATTAGACGACCAATAGTTAAAGGAAGTGCAGAAGTTTTTGTCCCTAGACTTCAGCCATGACCACATAAGGAATAATGCATCGTCCATAACTTTTGGCGGTTCAAATCTTTTGCCTTGGAATATGAGGAGATTCCTATTCTTCCATATTGAGCTTGTTAATGCAATCCACCATCTGTGCCATctgttttgattcttcccagCTCCAAATCCATCACAGAATTGAGTGTAATGAGATGCTGGAGAGACTGCTAGGGGTCCAACCACTCGCTTCCACCTCATTGATTCCCGCCAAAGACCATTAGTCAATTTACAGTGAAAAAATAGGTGACCAGCTTCCTCTTGATGAGATCCACATAAGGGGCAATTCTGCTCCTGAATGGGAACATTTCTTCTTAGGAGATTATGTCTAGTGGGTAGTCTATTTTTGATAAGTCTCCAAGAGAAAATCGCAGGctctacataattttttattctttctttttctaatatCATGCTTCTTGGTTTGAATAAATGATAATCTTTTGAGATTCAATTTTTATCTTGGGTCTTGTTTAGCCTCCTGTCAGTCCAGTTGATGAATTTGGAGCACTGATTTATGCTGGACGATGGGGAATCCATGGGATCAGTCTTCCCGGAAGGGTTACATTTGCACCAGGCAATGTTGGATTTGCGACCTTTGGTGCACCTCGCCCTACAGAGGTATATGTCAAAACCTTGTTTTATATAGGTTGCCATAATTTGTCATACAACTGATTTGTgctctttcatttttccttgttttACTGCAGACACAAATTGTTAGTGATGAAACTTGGAAATTAGTAGATGATATCTGGGATAAAAAGGTTCAAAACATTAAAGATGAAGCTTCAATGGTGattgaagaagagaaggaaaagccACAGCTTTTGATGGCGAGCCATTTTCTTTGAGAGGAACTTAAATATAACTTACATACAGGTTTGTTGACATTTTATTATATTCCAACTTCAATTATCTCTAATgttcataatttttgttttggttgtaTGGAGTAATGGAATAAGGTGACGATTGAGCATGctttatttaactttaattGCCATTGACAGATGCATCTACTGGGAAAAGaatacaaacatcaattatGTTGCAGAAATAGCAACAATGGGTCAAACTAATTACACGCTTGTTTTCGCTCACATGctttatttaactttaattGCCATTGACAGATGCATCTACTGGGAAAAGaatacaaacatcaattatGTCACAGAAATAGCAACAATGGGTCAAACTAATTACACGCTTGTTTTCACTCCTCTGATCTAATTTGCACTGTAAAATTTCATGCTGCCCTTCTATTTGAGAAGCTGCACCATCAGGATGCTACCCTTCCCTTTGCCCACAGCTCTTTTTCCGCATGGATGTCAACTTGGAATGCATATTATCAAAATGAAGATTGACACATTCTCGAACAAGCTGAAGGATACTTAAAAGACTTATTCAAATCATTCAACTTTGTGAACGAGACATTTTTTTGCCACAGATGAAGCACCGAGGGTTTTAGTCTGAGCTGTTAAGTGAAATTCATTACTACCCGCATTGTAATTTATCACAGAGGGATACTTTATTGAGACAATTGTAAATGTATCAATTATATCAAATGTTTCTATGTAGTTGTTGTTACTTTGTGATCGTtgttaatgataaattaaaggGTGAAAATTGTTGCACCGCCTGTCCTTTACATGCTTTTTTCATCACCAACCCTGCACAGCAGACAGCGGTAAGCCCTTGTAGACCCCCTCATATTATATCTGATGATGTAAAAGATAGTGATGTACACCAAAAGTGATGTTCCTAAATTATTACTCTGGTATTGATTGAGTTATACATCTTAGTTTCTTGAATGTTGAGTTGAGGATTGTTAGAATTGTCTTGTCTACATGCTTGATTTGTTGCTATGCCTTGTGTAATTGTCTGCAAGGGTCTTTGGCCACTGCAGCCCTGCACTGAGCTGAAGCCAGTGTCACTTAAACTATTGCACCCGCTCCTCTTTAGCATTGTTTTTACTCCTTACAGGCGAGTTAGTGCCTTGCTCCTGAATCCTAGATGTACTCACTGTTTGTAGTCTagactaataataataactattactactattattattactactataTAGCAGCGTAAAAAAGACACTCTGTGTTTAGACTTAGAAGTTACCAATATATTTAGTTAGaggtaatttgttttaaaagatCTAATTATTGttagaagttaaaataaaatattgttgtgATTTATAATagttgagaataaaaatatacaaaagaaaGATTACATCAAATGAGATAATTTCCTTTATAATAGTTatagattattattttcattattattataatttaagataacatttaatttatttttattattatcattgtaACAAATATTTacgataatttaataaaatcatgatattaaaaaagttactataattataaaaaatgtattaatgttaattaaatttaaattagaatcaaaatgtgttattaatttgaatagaaaataaaattattttagttagaaTATTCTAGTTATGATTGGTtattataattagaataaaaatatataatagtatttttaattaaattataatatataattatattattaattaaactcttttaataattaatgattatgtATGATGATGTTTGTCACgtgataaaacctttttttatataatatatttttatgattgtgTAAATACCTTTatactataaatttattttaattattttgttttaaattcatgtttttaATCAGCTATTGCCTCAGCAACTGATTAAGTATTACAACTTACAAGTggttaaaaatcaatttcataattagttaATGACACATTTACAAGACGTAGAGCTGCCTGTCAATGTGTTAATTGGTTTAAAAAGGATGTTTATATCGTCATGCATATCTCTGAGGCATTTTTTAAGTGttactttttaatatttcatcCTGTTTATTTCGCACTTTTCTTCTTAAAAGAAACATTTTGTGTCAAAtcgaattttaagaaaatgaacttttattaaaaaaaataaaacaaattaaaaaaagaaaacttttaaaacaaaagttaGTTTTGGCAGTTTTTCACTTTAACTTTTCTATTTCTTGttctaatattaaaaaaaaaaacatgctaattaaagatattttaatttattctaaactttaaaattttataaaattatcaaacaactttaaatttaaatcaacaCTGTGAACTAGAAGTTCGTCCACTTGGTAAAAATATTGAACTTAATGTAAAGTAACTGGTTGCTAATGTCAGCGATgatttatcatataaataattattgaacTTAATTACAATCACACTATTACATCTATGAGCTGTTCACGCACTTCTTTTCTGACATTGTCTTCTGAGAAGTGCTGAAATTcgtgtaaaaaaattttaactgGCGTATCATGGCCCCAAAAGTGCGAAATTGTCATCTTCTCATTATTTTCTATCACCATTTCATgtgtagttttttttgtttttctatcttTCTCATAGTAAAAGTCAACTATGACTTATAATTAACAACATTAGGCCTTACAAGTTGCATCTaatgttatgttatgttattcCGTTAGGCCCCATGACAACCTGCAGGTTgacttgttcaatttcgatcaaATTGAGGCCTGTagaattgaaattttggaacaTGTACGCTATCAGCAatttggtttattattattataaatgtaaCATAACATGTCATATATATAAAGTTCAACCACCAGAAACCAGACACTAGGAATTAGAAAGACCAAAGGCGCCGCAGCTTGTAAGCTTGTGTTGTTAGTCAAGGGAACCAAAACCAGTGGATTCCATGGTTTTTGCTCCTCTTACAAGTTCCATAATTTTAAACCTTGGATATGACAAGACAATTCTTCTTCATTGGTGCACTATATATATTCCACAGAAACCAAACCCATTTCGGCAcagcaaaaagagaaaagtaCTTGTGTGTTTGTGAGTGATTACTAATCAAAAAGTCAATCAAGGAGTTTAAAAGCAAAGTATAAATGGCTTCAACCACTGCTGGAAAGGTCATACGCTGCAAAGGTATTTTATTTATGCTACAATTGTACTTGTTGCGacggttttattttatttattgttgctctttttctttttactgcACAAATGGTCCAACTAAGGTATCACATCCATTGCCTTTCCTTGTTGCATGCCTATACCTTTTTATGAGTTATTTGTGGAGAGTGTACTTTAGATGGTGAAGTCTagaattataattattgattagaATTAGATAAtcaataattgaaattttaactaGTTTATAATTTGTTATGTACATGCATGTATTTTACataatatcaatttttcaattaatcatTATATCTCTGCACTTTACCCTGTACAGTTAGAAAAGCCAGATTCATGTATACTAGTTTAACGTGACCATATTCATCCGTTGCCATTAGTGAAGTTAAGCAGACATTTGTCTACAGGGAAACACAACACATATCACAAAATATCCTGAAAGTCTAAGTTGTGATTATCTTttcacagtttttttttttcgaattttccTCCATGTTTTCTTTACAACCTTGTGCAGTGACGGATCCAAGATCCTAAGTTAGTAggtgtaaattataaaaaataaaattagggggttcaattatataaatatagataaaataaaatataaaaatataaaattttatttataaatttgataaattttaaaaaatgagggagTGCAAGTGCACCCCTCAAATGAACCTAGGTCCGCCACTGCCTAGTTGCTACTGTTGTGCCATGCAAATATCAACTTTCTTCAATTGCATGCATTGGTCTTATCTGCTTCTTCATAATTCACATAATGTTATCTTTCTGTGTAACTTTTAATGTTGATCATATAAGATTAAATAGTCTTCTTTAGTCCCTTATAGCAAGATAGTAGTGCTATAAATTTGTAGTTCTTCATAATTCACATAATGTTATCTTTATGTGTAACTTTTAATGTTCATCACTATAAAAAGTCATGTAACTTTATAATCTTGATCATACATTTTACTCAATGTTACCGCATTTGCAGCTGCGGTAGCATGGGAAGCTGGAAAGCCATTGGTGATAGAAGAAGTTGAGGTAGCTCCACCACAGGCAAATGAGGTTCGTATCAAGATCTTGTTCACCTCACTCTGCCACACTGATGTCTACTTCTGGGAAGCCAAGGTAATCAATTCTTCTAATTTCTCAATATTACTATTTCTCTAAActataattaaaacatatgCTGAAATTGTTAAATTGGATATTTTACAGGGACAGACACCTTTATTTCCACGGATATTTGGTCACGAAGCAGGAGGGTATGCACAATTTCCTTTTGTAAAACAACAGCATGTTTCTTAATCTCAATGTTgatcgtatatatatatatcttatgttttcaattcaacctttgtttttttctctttgcttTCAGAATTGTGGAAAGTGTTGGTGAGGGTGTGACGGATCTCAAGCCCGGTGATCATGTGCTTCCAGTCTTCACTGGGGAGTGCAAGGAGTGTGATCATTGCAAATCAGAAGAAAGTAACATGTGTGACCTCCTAAGGATTAACACCGACCGTGGAGTGATGCTGAATGATGGCAAGGCAAGGTTTTCAATCAATGGACAACCAATATACCACTTTGTGGGAACCTCCACTTTC encodes the following:
- the LOC114410099 gene encoding probable inactive ATP-dependent zinc metalloprotease FTSHI 4, chloroplastic codes for the protein MNSQIANTIDIRLQLPKPFFPRKIPFPLFPHSSPRFLTTTFPSRNFSNRCKLRITASNSLSDSTNPNQEQDAESAQLFEKLKEAERKRMNELEEFDKKANVQLERQLVMASSWSRALLTLRGKLKGTEWDPENSHRIDYSDFLRLLDSNNVQFMEYSNYGQTISVILPYYKNGKPTGTEGNTQGIIFRRHPVNIMPIDSWNDVWRKLHQQIVNVDVINVDAVPAEIYSTIAVAVIWSMRLALAVGFYVWIDNLMRPIYAKLIPCDLGTPSQKTTQPLRSRALGSLGQSRAKFISAEERTGVTFDDFAGQEYIKNELQEIVRILKNDEEFQDKGIYCPKGVLLHGPPGTGKTLLAKAIAGEAGLPFFAANGTDFVEMFVGVAASRVKDLFANARAFSPSIIFIDEIDAIGSKRGGPDIGGGGAEREQGLLQILTEMDGFKVSTAQVLVIGATNRLDILDPALLRKGRFDKIIRVGLPSEDGRFAILKVHARNKFFHSEEEKETLLKEIAELTEDFTGAELQNILNEAGILTARKDLDYIGRDELLEALKRQKGTFETGQEDSTEIPEELKLRLAYREAAVAVLACFFPEPHRPFVETDINSIRSQPNMHYAEISGQVFARKSDYINSIVRACAPRVIEEEMFGIDNLCWISAKATLEASKHAEFLILQTGMTAFGKAYYKNYSDLVPNLAMKLEALRDEYMRYATEKCSSVLKEYHLAVETITDILLEKGQIKAEEIWDIYKSAPRVAQPPVSPVDEFGALIYAGRWGIHGISLPGRVTFAPGNVGFATFGAPRPTETQIVSDETWKLVDDIWDKKVQNIKDEASMVIEEEKEKPQLLMASHFL